One window of Flavobacteriales bacterium genomic DNA carries:
- a CDS encoding MFS transporter — translation MKYLHPIVIRLSMVSLFTDMASEMLYPIMPVYLKSIGFSIILIGVLEGIAEAVAGFSKGYFGNWSDHSGKRLPFVQIGYSLSAISKPLIGLFSNVWWIFGARTMDRLGKGIRTGARDAMLSDVSSEKDHGKVFGFHRSMDTLGAVAGPALALLFLYYYPGEYSLLFF, via the coding sequence ATGAAATACCTGCACCCCATTGTAATACGACTTTCAATGGTCAGTCTCTTTACCGACATGGCCAGTGAAATGTTATACCCTATTATGCCGGTGTATTTAAAGAGTATTGGATTTTCAATTATTCTGATTGGCGTTTTAGAAGGAATTGCAGAAGCCGTTGCAGGATTCAGCAAAGGTTATTTTGGAAATTGGTCCGACCACTCCGGAAAGCGTTTGCCCTTTGTACAAATCGGATATTCCCTCAGTGCCATTTCAAAACCGCTTATTGGATTATTCAGTAATGTGTGGTGGATTTTCGGAGCAAGAACCATGGACCGGTTAGGAAAGGGAATACGTACAGGAGCAAGGGACGCGATGTTGTCGGATGTTAGTTCAGAAAAAGATCACGGAAAAGTTTTTGGTTTTCATCGTTCAATGGATACCCTGGGTGCGGTGGCGGGTCCTGCATTAGCACTACTCTTTCTTTATTATTATCCGGGAGAATATTCCTTATTGTTTTTTA
- a CDS encoding gliding motility-associated C-terminal domain-containing protein, with product MYRTIWVLVFIIVASIRAAAQIPTSCLEIQSLLVDACVPGSGCTSNLSPNCSCEGKNEMVRFITGPNPISISDLSITWPNNTFLGISSPNAGTATLVADLQATVSSPCGLLLEPPGGIIPAGKKVLLITSTDMCTSANSFASLVDTFYVIFQNSGNFQGHFANHNNSGTQTPTPTGTPSPRTLSIGLISTGCSDVVTYDRAQLININGLYGGASALNDGARVDFDFAGNPTYLNNGCIAPFEPTSIEVAAAANSVCANDTLPVSATVIGSNAGVQWSGGAGVFINGNSLNAFYVPATSESGSIQLICSVVGSCGVLVSDTVAISVLPLPQTSISASGSLSFCQGNSVQLFANGANSYVWTGGSTATQISVNQSAWYVLSGSNSCGTTLDSVEVIVFSNPIINFTAVSPLCENDSPVNLVASPPGGIFSGTGVTASQFDPSISGSGNFTINYSFTDNNNCSSAASISISVDQLPVVSIANPGSLCLNQGAVQLSASPSGGVWSGNGITNVNQGTFNPSIAGIGQTQIIYSVDSGACSNSDTLMISVGNSSVVNIDVFGQQLICTGESLSVNAIGGGTIVWSDGTIGNAIVISNPGTYYAVINGACGTDTSEILIVNFDNVTAQFNASSTSGTVPFSIQFQNQSNGAISYQWISTTGNTSVQTDFTDTYSDAGSYEVMLIATSAAGCKDTAVGMINAYDSVYLFIPNVFSPNGDLVNDEFEILSYALKTLEVVIYNRWGQEITRYDGLNKNWKGESTNGNEVPEGTYFYLLRYIDVADRSMEKNGTVTLIKTK from the coding sequence ATGTATAGAACTATTTGGGTGTTGGTTTTCATTATTGTTGCTTCAATTCGTGCAGCGGCGCAAATTCCAACTTCTTGTCTCGAAATCCAAAGTCTTTTAGTGGATGCTTGTGTACCTGGTTCCGGTTGTACAAGCAATTTAAGTCCGAACTGTTCCTGCGAAGGCAAGAATGAAATGGTCCGGTTTATTACTGGTCCAAATCCCATTTCTATTTCCGATTTAAGTATCACCTGGCCGAATAATACGTTCTTAGGAATCAGTTCTCCAAATGCAGGCACTGCTACCTTGGTGGCCGATTTACAAGCGACGGTTTCATCACCATGTGGATTATTACTTGAGCCTCCTGGAGGAATAATTCCCGCTGGTAAAAAAGTATTATTGATTACCAGTACGGATATGTGCACATCGGCTAATTCGTTTGCATCGTTAGTGGATACGTTTTATGTGATTTTTCAGAATTCAGGAAATTTCCAGGGACATTTTGCCAATCACAACAATTCGGGAACACAAACACCAACTCCAACTGGTACACCTTCGCCACGTACTTTATCCATCGGGTTAATTTCAACGGGATGTTCGGATGTAGTAACCTACGATCGTGCTCAATTAATAAACATCAACGGATTGTATGGTGGCGCCTCTGCTTTAAATGATGGTGCACGTGTAGATTTTGATTTTGCAGGAAATCCCACTTATCTCAACAATGGTTGTATTGCACCGTTTGAGCCGACAAGCATTGAAGTTGCTGCTGCAGCAAATTCTGTTTGTGCGAATGATACCTTGCCGGTATCAGCAACAGTTATTGGTAGTAACGCGGGAGTGCAATGGTCGGGTGGTGCAGGTGTGTTTATCAATGGAAATTCGCTGAATGCATTTTATGTACCAGCAACTTCTGAATCCGGATCTATTCAATTGATTTGTTCTGTAGTAGGATCTTGTGGCGTATTAGTTAGCGATACAGTTGCGATTTCTGTTTTGCCATTACCACAAACTTCTATTTCAGCTTCTGGAAGTTTATCGTTTTGTCAGGGAAATTCAGTCCAGCTTTTTGCGAATGGTGCAAATAGTTATGTGTGGACAGGCGGTAGCACGGCAACCCAGATTTCGGTGAACCAAAGTGCGTGGTATGTTTTGTCCGGCAGTAACTCCTGCGGAACAACCCTGGATTCTGTTGAAGTAATCGTCTTTTCTAACCCCATTATCAATTTCACTGCTGTTTCTCCACTGTGTGAAAATGATTCGCCGGTTAATTTAGTGGCTAGTCCACCTGGTGGAATTTTTTCCGGTACCGGAGTTACGGCTTCACAATTTGATCCTTCCATTAGCGGAAGCGGGAATTTCACCATCAATTATTCCTTTACCGATAACAATAACTGTTCTTCTGCCGCTAGTATTTCTATATCGGTTGATCAACTTCCGGTAGTTTCAATCGCTAATCCCGGTAGCTTATGTTTAAATCAAGGTGCTGTTCAATTATCGGCATCTCCATCCGGTGGTGTTTGGAGTGGTAATGGAATTACCAATGTAAATCAAGGAACATTCAATCCTTCAATTGCAGGGATTGGTCAGACTCAAATTATTTATTCTGTAGATTCCGGTGCTTGCTCGAACAGTGACACGCTAATGATTTCTGTCGGTAATAGTTCAGTGGTGAATATTGATGTATTCGGACAACAATTGATTTGTACCGGAGAAAGTTTATCGGTGAATGCAATTGGAGGCGGGACAATTGTTTGGTCGGACGGAACCATTGGAAATGCAATTGTCATTTCTAATCCGGGAACTTATTATGCTGTGATAAATGGTGCTTGCGGAACAGATACTTCAGAAATTCTGATTGTAAATTTTGATAATGTAACTGCACAGTTTAATGCGTCTTCAACTTCTGGTACTGTTCCCTTTTCCATTCAATTTCAAAATCAAAGTAATGGAGCTATAAGTTATCAGTGGATATCGACTACTGGTAATACTTCCGTTCAAACTGACTTTACGGATACTTATTCCGATGCAGGTAGTTATGAAGTGATGTTGATTGCAACAAGTGCTGCGGGATGTAAAGACACAGCTGTGGGTATGATTAACGCGTATGATTCGGTTTATCTTTTTATTCCTAATGTTTTTTCACCCAATGGTGATTTGGTCAATGATGAATTTGAAATTTTAAGTTATGCACTTAAAACGTTGGAAGTTGTCATCTACAATCGATGGGGACAGGAAATCACCCGTTATGATGGCTTAAATAAAAACTGGAAAGGGGAGTCAACCAATGGGAATGAAGTCCCTGAAGGCACTTATTTTTATCTCCTTCGCTATATTGATGTTGCCGATCGTAGCATGGAGAAAAACGGAACAGTAACGCTGATTAAAACGAAGTAA
- a CDS encoding T9SS type A sorting domain-containing protein, which translates to MDLRLLIQENKLFTIGASLMKKIFPSVKTVQDFQKRLLRFFVLLFFIGILVFISSTKLLAQSVVVSGYFNAADVRDEWTELLVVSDNVDMRNWTIRDNNGNQDSWQTAVTFANVSLWSNLRAGTIIILYHRVINSSGASYTQDVDPADGYLQLHLQNTSYFSGGDFATSPFWSGNSMSIAGPGDIVQLRNSSGTHIHALGHRSTVGANWTALPSPKLNHKNSASSGDAIYVCPGSTINDYGTNTPQDGTTYTTKNATTLTFGLPNSCGGSNTINSDFWRSLREPAITMQTTTSSTAPTYPVAAATFFWDVATDPNPADNTVGYMILRNANTTFDAPTDGTTYSVGYVFPGGGEIIALMDNPGGTVTSYTDYGANDAGTYCYRIYPYRYSTDQPNGNSYDLARGVAYNTTNYVTVVCGTNPLPIEMIRLEAKQDGGNALVQWTTATEMNTHHFNIEKSNDGILFTTIGRIAAAGNSVVPIDYSFLDNEVENGISYYRISTIDWDGSISFSPVVALNYHQEMAIEIFQSFDFIRVLGVDESMIHVSLVSISGQILSQTSGEKNILMSTQNIPDGMYLLFAECNGFTTVKKLLVQH; encoded by the coding sequence ATGGATTTGCGTTTACTCATTCAGGAAAATAAATTATTTACGATTGGGGCTAGTCTTATGAAGAAGATTTTCCCAAGCGTAAAAACCGTTCAGGATTTTCAAAAGCGACTTCTTCGATTTTTTGTTTTATTGTTTTTCATTGGAATTTTAGTTTTTATTTCAAGTACAAAATTACTTGCACAGAGTGTGGTGGTGAGCGGATATTTTAATGCAGCTGATGTTAGAGATGAATGGACCGAATTATTGGTTGTTTCCGATAATGTGGACATGCGCAATTGGACCATTAGGGATAATAATGGGAATCAAGATTCGTGGCAAACGGCAGTTACATTTGCAAATGTTTCATTATGGTCGAATTTGAGGGCTGGAACAATTATTATACTTTATCACCGGGTAATAAACAGCTCAGGTGCAAGCTATACACAAGATGTGGATCCAGCAGATGGGTATTTACAATTACATTTGCAAAACACCTCTTATTTTTCCGGAGGTGATTTTGCTACATCTCCTTTTTGGAGCGGAAATTCTATGAGTATTGCCGGCCCTGGAGATATTGTTCAACTAAGAAATTCATCAGGTACACATATCCATGCGCTCGGACATCGTTCTACTGTTGGTGCCAATTGGACTGCCTTACCTTCTCCAAAATTAAATCATAAAAATTCTGCATCATCCGGTGATGCAATTTATGTTTGTCCGGGTAGTACTATTAATGATTACGGTACAAATACTCCTCAGGATGGAACAACTTATACAACGAAAAATGCAACAACATTGACTTTTGGTTTGCCCAATTCTTGTGGTGGTTCTAATACAATCAATTCTGATTTTTGGCGTTCTCTCCGTGAACCTGCTATTACCATGCAGACAACAACATCTTCCACAGCTCCAACTTATCCTGTGGCAGCGGCAACGTTTTTTTGGGATGTAGCCACCGATCCAAATCCTGCCGATAACACAGTAGGATATATGATTTTAAGAAATGCCAATACTACCTTCGATGCACCAACGGATGGAACAACCTATAGCGTTGGATATGTTTTTCCGGGTGGCGGAGAAATTATTGCTTTAATGGACAATCCGGGAGGAACTGTAACCAGTTATACAGATTACGGTGCGAATGATGCAGGAACCTATTGTTATCGGATTTATCCTTATCGATATTCTACCGATCAGCCCAATGGAAATAGTTATGATCTTGCCCGTGGTGTAGCGTATAATACCACCAATTACGTTACCGTAGTTTGCGGTACAAATCCATTACCCATTGAAATGATTCGCTTAGAAGCAAAGCAGGATGGAGGAAATGCATTGGTGCAATGGACCACCGCAACAGAAATGAATACGCATCATTTTAACATTGAAAAATCCAATGATGGAATTTTGTTTACCACCATTGGAAGAATAGCAGCAGCAGGAAATTCTGTTGTTCCGATTGATTATTCATTCTTAGATAATGAAGTTGAAAATGGAATAAGTTATTACCGGATTTCCACGATCGATTGGGATGGAAGTATTTCATTTTCACCCGTGGTGGCTTTGAATTACCACCAGGAAATGGCCATTGAAATTTTTCAGTCTTTCGATTTTATTCGCGTATTGGGAGTGGATGAATCCATGATTCATGTTTCACTGGTTTCTATTTCCGGACAAATCCTGTCTCAAACTTCAGGTGAAAAAAATATTTTGATGTCTACACAAAATATCCCGGATGGGATGTATTTGTTGTTCGCGGAATGCAATGGTTTCACCACTGTGAAAAAGTTGTTGGTACAACATTGA